The following is a genomic window from Capnocytophaga stomatis.
TTTGGTAATTCTTGCTACGGCAACGCCCGATATGCCGGTGGCATTGACAGGACCTTACGTGGCGTCCGAAATTGGAGCTACAAATGCATTTTCTTTTGACCTGCAAGCAGCCTGCTCAAGCTTTTTGTACGGAGTTTCTGTGGCTTCAAGATACATTGAATCAGGTAAATACAAAAAGGTTCTGTTAATAGGAGCTGATAAAATGTCTTCTATTATTGATTATACTGACCGTGCTACTTGCATTATCTTTGGAGATGGTGCCGGAGCCGTGTTATTCGAGCCTAATTACGAAGGATTGGGAGTTCAAGATGAAATTTTGAGAAGTGACGGAATAGGAAGAAATTATTTGCATATAAAGGTTGGAGGCTCAATGTTGCCCATAACCGAACAAGATGTTAAGGAAGGAAAACAGTTTGTTTATCAAGATGGAAAGACTGTTTTCAAGTATGCTGTTTCCGGAATGTCAGGTGTTGCTGCCGAAATTTTGGAACGCAATAAACTAACAAAAGATGATGTTCAATGGCTAACGCCGCACCAAGCAAATAAGCGAATTATTGATGCTACGGCAGAGCGAATTGGCTTGACGGAAGATAAAGTAATGGTGAATATTCACAAATACGGAAACACCACGTCAGCTACCATTCCTTTGGCTTTAAAAGATTATGAAAATCAGCTCAAAAAAGGTGATAATATCATTCTGGCTGCCTTTGGGGGCGGATTTACTTGGGGAGCGATATACCTAAAGTGGGCTTACTAATTTTTAATAATAAATATATTACGATAACAACCTAATAACGAATATTATGGATTTAAGAGACATTCAAAATTTGATTAAATTTGTTGCAAAGTCAGGGGCAAGTGAAGTGAAGCTTGAGATGGAAGATATCAAAATCACCATAAAAACAAATCCGGAAGAAAGTGCCAGAGAGCAAGTGTTTGTTCAGCAGATGCCTATGGCAACAATGCCTCAATTACCTGTACAACAAGCAGTAACAGTGCCTCAAACGGCAGTGTCTGAAACATCGGATTCAAAGCCTGCAACAGCAAATGATGATAGTAAGTATGTGACTATTAAGTCTCCTATGATTGGAACTTTTTACAGACGTCCTGCACCGGATAAGCCTTTATTTGTTGAGGTAGGTACTACTGTTAAAAAAGGTGATGTGATTTGTATCATTGAGGCAATGAAATTATTCAATGAAATAGAATCAGAAATTTCTGGTAAAATTGTGAAAGTATTGGTAGATGATTCATCTCCGGTTGAGTTTGACCAGCCTCTTTTCTTGGTTGAACCAGCTTAGAAATCACATTTTTTTTGATTTGAATTAGTATGATATACTAAATTTATTTAGAATTTATAATTAAACAGACCTATGTTTAAAAAAATATTAATAGCCAACCGAGGTGAAATCGCTTTGCGTATCATTCGTACGTGTCGCGAAATGGGAATTAAGTCTGTAGCAGTATATTCAACAGCCGATGCGGACAGTTTGCACGTTCGTTTTGCTGATGAAGCTGTTTGTATAGGACCTCCAGCAAGTAAAGATTCATATTTGAAGATTTCTAACATAATTGCCGCAGCAGAAATAACCAATGCTGATGCAATCCATCCAGGATATGGATTTTTATCTGAAAATGCTAAGTTTTCAAAAATTTGTGCCGAACACGGTATAAAGTTCATTGGAGCTTCTCCTGAAATGATTGACAAAATGGGAGATAAAGCAACAGCTAAAGCTACGATGAAAGCTGCGGGAGTGCCTACCGTTCCGGGTTCAGACGGATTAATCGAGTCACTCGAGCACGCCAAAAAAGTAGCCAAAGAAATGGGATATCCCGTGATGCTTAAAGCAACTGCCGGAGGAGGAGGACGCGGAATGCGTGCCGTTTGGAAAGAGGAAGACCTTGAAAAAGCTTTGGAAAGTGCAAAACAAGAGTCTGCAGCCGCTTTTGGTAATGACGGTATGTATATGGAAAAACTCATTGAAGAACCAAGACATATTGAAATTCAGATAGTTGGAGACCAATACGGAAAAGCTTGCCATCTTTCGGAGAGAGATTGTTCTATCCAGCGTCGTCACCAAAAATTGACGGAGGAAACACCTTCACCTTTTATGACGGAAGAACTGCGTAAGCGAATGGGAGAAGCAGCGGTAAAAGCAGCCGAATACATAAGATATGAAGGAGCGGGAACCGTAGAGTTTTTGGTGGACAAACACCGTAATTTCTACTTTATGGAAATGAATACACGTATTCAGGTTGAGCACCCAATTACAGAGCAAGTTATTGATTATGATTTGATTCGTGAGCAAATTTTGGTTGCTGCCGGAGTGCCTATTTCCGGAAGAAACTATACTCCGAAGTTACACTCTATAGAATGCCGCATCAATGCGGAAGACCCTTACAATGATTTCCGTCCCTCACCGGGAAAAATCACTACATTCCACGCACCGGGCGGACACGGAGTACGTTTGGATACACACGTGTACGACGGATATACGATTCCGCCTAACTACGACTCAATGATTGCGAAGCTCATAACTACGGCTCAAACTCGTGAAGAGGCAATAGCAAAAATGAAACGGGCTTTGGATGAATTCGTGGTAGAGGGCATAAAAACGACGATTCCTTTCCACTTACAATTAATGGACGACCCGGATTATTTGGCTGGTAATTACACCACTAAGTTTATGGAGTCTTTTAAGATGAATCCTCCACAGGAATAGTAAATAATATAAAAAAATCCCTGATATTCAGGGATTTTTTTATGCCTTTAATAGATTAATTTATGATTGAATTATAAACAATTCGCTGAATTTTCGGACGAATATTTTCCTTGATTAATAAGTTATTTTCAGCAGTGGGAAAGGTTCTGTTTGACAGAAAAACAATAACTATTTCATTATCAGGGTCTGCCCAAGCATATGTGCCAGTGAAACCCGTATGCCCAAAGCTTGACATCGGGACGCAACCACACGTAGGACCTTCTCCGTCAATTTGTGGTTTATCAAATCCTAATCCTCTTCGGTTGTTTTCACTACAGAACATACACGTATTGAATAAGTTAACAATTTGTGGTTGTAAGTACCATTCTCCTCCGTAATATCCTTTTTGTAGAAACATTTGCATCATTTTTGCCACATCGTCTGCATTTCCGAAAAGCCCGGCGTGTCCGCCCACACCACCGAGCATTGCAGCTCCTTGGTCGTGTACATATCCGCGTATTTCTTGTCTTCGGAAGTAATTATCAACCTCCGAAGGTGCGATATTTCCTAAAGGAAAACGCTCTAACGGAAAATAGGTGAGGTGATATGCACCCATTCCGCGATAAAAATCCTGCTGAATTGCCTCTGAAAGTGAAATATTTGACTTTTTTTCAATATATTTTTTGAAATAATAATAAGGTAAATCGCTGTACAGATACTTTTTTCGTTTGATGAGGTCGCAATCGTCAATTTGTTGATAAATAAAA
Proteins encoded in this region:
- a CDS encoding beta-ketoacyl-ACP synthase III; protein product: MTKITAAITAIGGYVPDFVLTNAMLETMVDTNDEWIYTRTGIKERRILKEEAQGTSYLAIKAAQDLINKKGLDPKEIDLVILATATPDMPVALTGPYVASEIGATNAFSFDLQAACSSFLYGVSVASRYIESGKYKKVLLIGADKMSSIIDYTDRATCIIFGDGAGAVLFEPNYEGLGVQDEILRSDGIGRNYLHIKVGGSMLPITEQDVKEGKQFVYQDGKTVFKYAVSGMSGVAAEILERNKLTKDDVQWLTPHQANKRIIDATAERIGLTEDKVMVNIHKYGNTTSATIPLALKDYENQLKKGDNIILAAFGGGFTWGAIYLKWAY
- the accB gene encoding acetyl-CoA carboxylase biotin carboxyl carrier protein, producing the protein MDLRDIQNLIKFVAKSGASEVKLEMEDIKITIKTNPEESAREQVFVQQMPMATMPQLPVQQAVTVPQTAVSETSDSKPATANDDSKYVTIKSPMIGTFYRRPAPDKPLFVEVGTTVKKGDVICIIEAMKLFNEIESEISGKIVKVLVDDSSPVEFDQPLFLVEPA
- the accC gene encoding acetyl-CoA carboxylase biotin carboxylase subunit produces the protein MFKKILIANRGEIALRIIRTCREMGIKSVAVYSTADADSLHVRFADEAVCIGPPASKDSYLKISNIIAAAEITNADAIHPGYGFLSENAKFSKICAEHGIKFIGASPEMIDKMGDKATAKATMKAAGVPTVPGSDGLIESLEHAKKVAKEMGYPVMLKATAGGGGRGMRAVWKEEDLEKALESAKQESAAAFGNDGMYMEKLIEEPRHIEIQIVGDQYGKACHLSERDCSIQRRHQKLTEETPSPFMTEELRKRMGEAAVKAAEYIRYEGAGTVEFLVDKHRNFYFMEMNTRIQVEHPITEQVIDYDLIREQILVAAGVPISGRNYTPKLHSIECRINAEDPYNDFRPSPGKITTFHAPGGHGVRLDTHVYDGYTIPPNYDSMIAKLITTAQTREEAIAKMKRALDEFVVEGIKTTIPFHLQLMDDPDYLAGNYTTKFMESFKMNPPQE